One part of the Gemmatimonadota bacterium genome encodes these proteins:
- a CDS encoding molybdopterin-dependent oxidoreductase — protein MTPLRPFPPKERWDDWTELDAQAWPKRMERRYTLVPTTCFNCESACGLLAYVDQETGRVRKLEGNPEHPGSRGRNCAKGPATLNQLQDADRILHPLKRVGARGEGRWERVGWDEALDDIAARIRKALQDGRGEDVMYHVGRPGEDGFTERVIAQWGIDGHNSHTNICSAGARTGYAFWMGIDRPSPDHQNADVILLLSSHLEAGHYFNPHAQRIMEGKARGAKVIVLDTRLSNTATHADHWLSPYPGSEAAIFLAIASWMIRTERYDAEFVRRWWNWREYLQETEPGREPTFERFHEALVERYAEYTFAFASAESGIDASVLEEVAAVVAGAGPRLASHTWRSASAGNLGGWQAARTLFLLNALLGAVAVPGGTYPNAWNKYVPRPIHLPRHPRTWNDTTWPDEYPLAHMEMSFLLPHLMRRRERPLDVYFSRVYNPVWTNPDGFSWIEMLTDAERVGLHVALTPTWNETAYFADYVLPMGLSSERHDLTSYEQYDGQWIAFRQPVLREARTRAGQSVADTREVNPGEVWEENEFWIDLSWRVDPDGALGIRPFFESRERPGEKLGLDEYYGWAFANSVPGLPEVAAREGLTPLQYMRRYGAFEVSRGVGTLYQQPVPPDELDDVHVDARGRVYTRAPKPATANVVPLPVPDADTEGRRPVGIDVDGEILRGFPTPSGRLEFWSRTLAEWGWPELAVPTYVKSHIHPERLEPGQVPLIATFRLPVHIHTRSANAKWLDEIAHSNPLWMHPERAAEIGVRTGDLVRVETRIGHFVVRAWVTEGLHPGVVACSHHMGRWRLDGPGQRAAMATVSLGGGGSARSLRQTGTPGPFDSDDPDTRRIWWTDAGVHQNLTFGVQPDPVSGAHCWHQAVRVRRAEPEDRYGDVHVDLERSRAVFDEWLALARPASRHSPDGTRRPHWLLRPVRPEREAYRLAEEER, from the coding sequence ATGACGCCACTGCGACCCTTTCCCCCCAAGGAGCGCTGGGACGACTGGACCGAGCTGGACGCGCAGGCCTGGCCGAAGCGCATGGAACGTCGCTACACGCTCGTGCCCACGACCTGCTTCAACTGCGAATCCGCGTGCGGCCTGCTTGCCTACGTGGACCAGGAGACCGGCCGCGTCCGGAAGCTGGAAGGGAATCCGGAGCATCCGGGATCGCGCGGCCGCAACTGCGCCAAGGGACCGGCCACGCTCAATCAGCTCCAGGATGCCGACCGCATCCTGCATCCCCTGAAGCGGGTGGGCGCGCGCGGCGAGGGCCGGTGGGAGCGCGTGGGGTGGGACGAGGCCCTGGACGACATCGCGGCCCGCATCCGCAAGGCCCTGCAGGACGGACGCGGGGAGGACGTGATGTACCACGTGGGCCGCCCCGGTGAGGACGGCTTCACCGAGCGCGTCATCGCGCAGTGGGGCATCGACGGCCACAACTCCCATACCAACATCTGTTCGGCGGGAGCGCGCACCGGCTACGCGTTCTGGATGGGCATCGACCGGCCCAGCCCGGACCATCAGAACGCCGACGTGATCCTGCTGCTCTCCAGCCACCTGGAGGCGGGGCACTACTTCAACCCGCACGCCCAGCGGATCATGGAGGGGAAGGCGCGCGGGGCCAAGGTGATCGTGCTGGACACCCGCCTGTCCAACACGGCCACGCACGCCGATCACTGGCTGTCTCCCTACCCGGGCTCCGAGGCCGCCATCTTCCTGGCCATCGCCTCCTGGATGATCCGGACGGAGCGCTACGACGCGGAGTTCGTGCGTCGCTGGTGGAACTGGCGCGAGTACCTGCAGGAGACCGAGCCGGGGCGTGAGCCGACGTTCGAGCGCTTCCACGAGGCGCTCGTGGAGCGCTACGCGGAGTACACCTTCGCCTTCGCGTCCGCCGAATCCGGGATCGACGCCTCGGTGCTGGAAGAGGTCGCCGCTGTGGTGGCCGGTGCCGGACCGCGTCTGGCCAGTCACACCTGGCGTTCCGCCTCCGCGGGCAACCTGGGGGGTTGGCAGGCCGCGCGTACGCTGTTCCTGCTCAACGCCCTCCTGGGCGCGGTGGCCGTGCCGGGCGGGACGTATCCCAACGCGTGGAACAAGTACGTGCCCCGGCCCATCCACCTGCCGCGACACCCGCGGACCTGGAACGACACCACGTGGCCCGACGAGTACCCGCTCGCGCACATGGAGATGTCCTTCCTGCTGCCCCACCTGATGCGGCGGCGGGAGCGACCGCTCGACGTCTACTTCTCGCGCGTCTACAACCCGGTCTGGACCAACCCGGACGGCTTCAGCTGGATCGAGATGCTGACGGACGCCGAGCGGGTGGGTCTGCACGTGGCGTTGACGCCCACCTGGAACGAGACCGCGTACTTCGCGGACTACGTGCTCCCCATGGGGCTGTCCTCCGAGCGCCACGATCTGACGTCGTACGAGCAGTACGACGGCCAGTGGATCGCCTTCCGGCAGCCGGTGCTGCGCGAAGCACGCACCCGCGCCGGCCAGAGCGTGGCCGACACCCGCGAGGTCAATCCCGGTGAGGTGTGGGAGGAGAACGAGTTCTGGATCGACCTGTCGTGGCGGGTGGACCCGGACGGGGCGCTCGGCATCCGCCCCTTCTTCGAGTCCCGGGAGCGACCGGGGGAGAAGCTCGGGCTGGACGAATACTACGGCTGGGCCTTCGCGAACTCCGTGCCCGGTCTACCGGAGGTCGCGGCCCGCGAAGGGCTGACGCCGTTGCAGTACATGCGCCGCTATGGTGCCTTCGAGGTGAGCCGCGGCGTGGGCACGCTCTACCAGCAGCCCGTCCCGCCCGACGAGCTCGACGACGTGCACGTGGATGCCCGCGGTCGGGTCTACACGCGTGCGCCCAAGCCCGCCACGGCCAACGTGGTCCCCCTGCCCGTTCCGGACGCGGACACCGAGGGACGCCGTCCGGTCGGGATCGACGTGGACGGCGAGATCCTGCGCGGCTTTCCGACGCCGAGCGGACGCCTGGAGTTCTGGAGCCGCACCCTGGCGGAATGGGGCTGGCCCGAGCTGGCCGTGCCGACCTACGTCAAGAGCCACATCCATCCGGAGCGGCTCGAGCCGGGGCAGGTGCCCCTCATCGCCACCTTCCGGTTGCCGGTGCACATCCACACCCGCAGCGCCAACGCGAAGTGGCTGGACGAGATCGCGCACTCCAACCCGTTGTGGATGCACCCCGAGCGGGCCGCGGAGATCGGTGTGCGAACGGGGGACCTGGTACGCGTGGAGACCCGCATCGGGCACTTCGTGGTGCGCGCCTGGGTCACGGAGGGCCTGCACCCGGGCGTGGTGGCGTGCTCCCACCACATGGGGCGGTGGCGCCTGGACGGGCCCGGCCAGCGGGCCGCCATGGCCACCGTGTCCCTGGGCGGTGGCGGATCGGCGCGTAGCCTGCGCCAGACCGGGACGCCGGGTCCCTTCGACTCGGACGACCCCGACACGCGGCGCATCTGGTGGACGGACGCCGGGGTGCACCAGAACCTCACGTTCGGCGTGCAGCCGGATCCGGTCTCCGGCGCCCACTGCTGGCATCAGGCGGTGCGGGTCCGGCGCGCCGAGCCGGAGGACCGCTACGGGGACGTGCACGTGGACCTGGAGCGCTCGCGCGCGGTCTTCGACGAATGGCTCGCGCTGGCGCGCCCCGCGTCCCGCCATTCGCCGGACGGGACCCGCCGTCCGCACTGGCTGCTCCGTCCCGTGCGGCCGGAGCGGGAGGCCTATCGGCTCGCCGAGGAGGAGCGCTGA
- a CDS encoding MGMT family protein has translation MASRTHGSAYTRIYRVVRAIPAGRVSTYGDVARQAGLPGHARQVGYALAALPDDSDVPWHRVVNARGEISRRSAGPLSERIQHALLRQEGVRFAANGRIDLERYGSSAS, from the coding sequence ATGGCGTCCCGAACGCACGGCTCGGCCTACACCCGCATCTACCGCGTCGTGCGCGCCATCCCTGCGGGTCGGGTCTCCACCTACGGGGACGTGGCACGCCAGGCCGGGCTCCCGGGCCATGCCCGCCAGGTCGGATACGCGCTGGCGGCCCTGCCCGACGACTCCGACGTGCCCTGGCACCGGGTGGTGAATGCGCGGGGCGAGATCAGCCGCCGGAGCGCCGGACCGCTGTCGGAGCGGATCCAGCACGCCTTGCTCCGGCAGGAAGGGGTGCGCTTCGCTGCGAACGGTCGCATCGACCTGGAGCGCTACGGCAGCTCCGCGTCCTGA
- a CDS encoding SulP family inorganic anion transporter, translating to MVAGVSVALVLVPQSLAYAELAGLPGHHGLWAAAAAPLAAALLASSPFLQTGPVAVTSLLTLGALVQLAPVGSERYVGLAALLAIVVGLARLLIGLFRVGWISYLMSQPVILGFMTGASVLIAASQLPALLGVRRAGGGVLADAVAALVEPSAWSGSAVVVGMVSMAIIVGLRRLSPRVPGVLVAALGALLYSHFLGYTGPVLGGIDAGLPPVTLRLPWTALPALLLPGVVISLVGFADVAAIARTYATRDRQHWDPDREFLGQGVANLAAGLVSGYPVGGSFARSSLGRSSGGRTRWTGFVTGAAVLGFLPFAGVVAALPSATLAAIVLTATWGLIDLKTMARVMSLSVSQGLVALTTFATTLLFAPRIDLAVVVGIATSLVVHAWRELRLEPNVQIEGDVVHVAPQGVLWFASAPFVEPELLWALSQYEGARKLRVDLKGLGRIDLSGALALRRILDDARDAGLETELVGVPLHAERMVRRVLRPDDQDAELP from the coding sequence ATCGTCGCCGGCGTGAGCGTCGCGCTGGTGCTGGTCCCGCAGTCCCTGGCCTACGCCGAGCTGGCGGGGCTGCCCGGGCACCATGGGCTGTGGGCCGCGGCGGCAGCGCCGCTCGCCGCCGCGCTCCTGGCATCCTCCCCGTTCCTGCAGACCGGTCCCGTGGCCGTCACGTCGCTGCTCACCCTGGGGGCGCTCGTGCAACTCGCTCCGGTGGGGAGCGAGCGCTACGTGGGCCTGGCCGCGCTGCTGGCGATCGTGGTGGGGCTGGCGCGCCTGCTGATCGGGCTGTTCCGCGTGGGGTGGATCTCGTACCTGATGTCGCAGCCCGTCATCCTGGGCTTCATGACGGGCGCGTCCGTGCTGATCGCGGCCTCGCAGCTCCCGGCGCTCCTGGGCGTGCGGCGCGCCGGCGGTGGTGTGCTGGCGGACGCGGTGGCCGCGCTGGTGGAGCCTTCGGCGTGGTCGGGGTCGGCGGTGGTGGTGGGGATGGTCTCCATGGCGATCATCGTGGGGCTGCGCCGCCTCTCACCCCGCGTGCCGGGTGTGCTGGTCGCCGCGCTGGGCGCGTTGCTCTACTCGCACTTCCTCGGCTACACCGGACCCGTGCTCGGCGGCATCGATGCCGGGCTGCCGCCCGTCACGCTGCGCCTGCCCTGGACGGCGCTTCCGGCGCTGCTGCTGCCGGGCGTGGTGATCTCCCTGGTGGGATTCGCGGACGTGGCGGCCATCGCCCGCACGTACGCCACCCGCGACCGGCAGCACTGGGATCCGGATCGCGAGTTCCTGGGGCAGGGGGTGGCGAACCTGGCCGCGGGCCTGGTGTCCGGCTACCCCGTCGGCGGCTCCTTCGCGCGCAGCAGCCTGGGCCGCTCCAGCGGCGGACGTACCCGCTGGACGGGGTTCGTCACCGGCGCGGCCGTCCTGGGGTTCCTTCCGTTCGCCGGGGTGGTGGCGGCGCTTCCCAGCGCCACGCTGGCCGCCATCGTGCTGACCGCCACCTGGGGGCTCATCGATCTGAAGACCATGGCGCGCGTGATGTCGCTCTCGGTCTCCCAGGGACTCGTGGCGCTCACCACCTTCGCCACCACCCTGCTGTTCGCACCGCGCATCGACCTGGCGGTCGTGGTGGGAATCGCCACTTCGCTGGTCGTGCATGCGTGGCGGGAGCTGCGCCTGGAGCCCAACGTCCAGATCGAGGGGGACGTCGTCCACGTGGCCCCTCAGGGCGTCCTGTGGTTCGCGTCCGCTCCCTTCGTGGAGCCGGAGCTGTTGTGGGCGCTCTCCCAGTACGAGGGGGCGCGCAAGCTGCGGGTGGATCTCAAGGGCCTGGGCCGGATCGACCTGTCGGGTGCGCTCGCGCTGCGTCGTATCCTCGATGACGCGCGCGACGCGGGTCTGGAGACCGAGCTGGTGGGGGTGCCGCTGCACGCCGAGCGCATGGTCCGGCGCGTGCTGCGCCCCGACGATCAGGACGCGGAGCTGCCGTAG